The window TGGCCTTGAGTTCATCGGCCTTTACCTCTCGGGAGGTCATGGCCATACAGACCGCATTGACCGGACCCGCCTTGATCAGGGTTCGGGCGATCCCTGCCCAGCCCGGTATCAACCCGATCATGGCCTCGCTGAAACACATGCCGCTCCTGGAATCGCCCACCAGATAATCGGCCATAAGGGGGATCTCCGCGGATCCGCCGAACCGTGTTCCACCTCCACACACGGCCACCACCCGCATGTCCCGGGCAATCTTCCGGATAGTTCCGTGAAGGGAAATTCCTTTTTTCAACCTATTGTCGGCCCACTCGAAAAGCCGGTCGATATCTTCTGCAGATGCGCCGGCGGATGCCTTCTCCTCCTTGGCCCTGAGCGTGGTCTCCAGCCGGTCAAGGCTTTCCTTGAGATCCCCCCCCGCATGCACGGGATCGTTGGCGCCGTAAAGGATCAGGAAACTGAGATCGTCTCCCTGTTCATAGACTTTTCCCAACCCCTCGAGATAGGCATCCAGACCGGGGTTTCCCACCTGATGCACCGGGGGATTACAGTAACAGAGGATGGCGCCGGTCTTTCCATTGAAAGACACCCTGTCGATGGCAAGATATGCTTTTTTCTCCGACCATTCATAGATCGGCCCCAGATTTTTGCACCCCGCTATGGTGTCGGACCGAACCACTCGTA is drawn from Deltaproteobacteria bacterium and contains these coding sequences:
- a CDS encoding enoyl-CoA hydratase/isomerase family protein produces the protein MKGPVRVVRSDTIAGCKNLGPIYEWSEKKAYLAIDRVSFNGKTGAILCYCNPPVHQVGNPGLDAYLEGLGKVYEQGDDLSFLILYGANDPVHAGGDLKESLDRLETTLRAKEEKASAGASAEDIDRLFEWADNRLKKGISLHGTIRKIARDMRVVAVCGGGTRFGGSAEIPLMADYLVGDSRSGMCFSEAMIGLIPGWAGIARTLIKAGPVNAVCMAMTSREVKADELKAIGIYNEIVHIPFPFPRRGKTADPDADKAHYLAALETHNDETGLLLLPKALDMATCPEDAIPVISEDERGVLATREEVSREVARRKAPENYAHLRGKSLRAVNDEIKRLGRPLAPQSIEALTRLLKAYDPSGFDEHLFVEKEMKADAGLYRNPRFRAGLIATLEQTVADYREAD